The following are encoded together in the Mugil cephalus isolate CIBA_MC_2020 chromosome 18, CIBA_Mcephalus_1.1, whole genome shotgun sequence genome:
- the cdca9 gene encoding borealin-2, whose product MPSRSTRNAGSARNKEQQSQEVRLRRMQLFLQHFDKEVQRRINELEVKLENLLSTVDQAYEVELMKMPLSLRNTLVGDLIQKEKISASEIFKKSESCETASRKPSERGHDSTPVRFMLGQTPSSKTAKGGKGTKTRTLAGSNGTGKLAGSSATAKRTRSHISSTKTSEQTKPKLRSVVSAGDMHCSMARSAAHVTVTTAQGQMVSFSEETKHEINWDLLDDVAWRQIQKLKSLMEHLSQQSSAMSNDA is encoded by the exons atgccgtcAAGATCGACAAGAAATGCGGGAAGTGCTCGaaataaagagcagcagagtcAGGAAGTACGACTGCGCAGGATGCAACTCTTTCTTCAGCACTTTGACAAAGAAG TGCAAAGACGCATAAATGAGTTGGAGGTCAAGCTGGAGAACCTGTTGTCCACAGTGGATCAAGCCTACGAAGTGGAACTGATGAAGATGCCTCTTTCTCTACGAAACACACTCGTAGGGGATTTAATCCAAA AGGAGAAAATCTCTGCCAGTGAAATTTTCAAGAAG AGCGAGTCTTGTGAGACTGCCAGTAGGAAACCAAGTGAAAGAG GTCATGATTCTACACCAGTACGGTTCATGCTTGGGCAAACACCCTCCTCCAAAACAGCAAAG GGAGGAAAAGGGACAAAGACCAGAACGCTGGCTGGCAGTAACGGCACTGGGAAACTCGC GGGCTCTTCAGCCACTGCTAAAAGAACTCGCAGCCACATTTCAAGCACCAAGACAAGTGAGCAGACCAAACCTAAACTCAG GTCTGTTGTGTCTGCCGGTGATATGCACTGTTCAATGGCACGATCTGCTGCACACGTCACTGTGACCACAGCACAGGGACAG ATGGTCAGTTTCTCCGAAGAGACCAAACATGAAATTAACTGGGACTTGCTGGATGATGTGGCATGGCGCCAGATCCAGAAGCTTAAG AGTCTAATGGAACATCTGTCACAGCAAAGTTCTGCCATGAGTAATGATGCCTGA